In Candidatus Leptovillus gracilis, one DNA window encodes the following:
- a CDS encoding helix-turn-helix domain-containing protein encodes MNDTDDKTRLIGLAEAADLYGFNRDYLTQLAKKGRLKAEKIGNMWLTTPQNMEDYIRSRAPRGVYRSDIQVDDN; translated from the coding sequence GTGAACGACACCGACGACAAAACCCGCCTCATTGGTCTTGCTGAAGCAGCCGATTTGTATGGATTTAATCGGGATTATTTGACGCAGTTAGCGAAAAAAGGCCGTTTGAAAGCAGAAAAAATCGGGAATATGTGGTTGACAACTCCCCAAAATATGGAAGATTATATTCGCAGTCGTGCGCCAAGGGGAGTGTATCGTAGTGACATCCAGGTTGATGATAATTGA
- the cas4 gene encoding CRISPR-associated protein Cas4 — protein MDQDPFTFRVIDLKQYVYCPRILYYQTVLPEVRPVTYKMEAGIQSHVEAEEREKRRQLRTYGLASGERSFNVPLLSAELKLSGVLDMLIETETERIPVDYKDTKKVGAHFKMQVLAYGRLLQTLHPDKPIRRGFLYLIPTREAVPVPITAHLQRQLDKALVQMAAIAQAQQLPAPPDTPARCVDCEFRRFCNDVL, from the coding sequence ATGGACCAAGACCCCTTCACCTTTCGTGTGATTGACCTGAAGCAATACGTGTACTGCCCGCGCATTTTGTACTACCAGACGGTGCTGCCGGAAGTACGGCCTGTTACCTACAAAATGGAGGCGGGCATCCAGTCCCACGTCGAGGCGGAGGAGCGGGAGAAGCGGCGTCAGTTGCGGACTTATGGGCTGGCGAGTGGCGAACGCTCGTTTAACGTGCCGCTGCTGTCGGCAGAACTGAAGTTGTCAGGCGTGCTGGATATGCTTATTGAGACGGAGACGGAGCGAATCCCCGTAGATTACAAGGATACCAAAAAGGTGGGGGCGCATTTCAAGATGCAGGTGCTGGCTTACGGCCGTCTCCTGCAAACGCTCCATCCCGACAAACCCATCCGGCGCGGCTTCCTCTACCTCATCCCCACCCGCGAAGCTGTGCCGGTTCCGATCACCGCCCATCTCCAGCGTCAGCTTGACAAAGCATTAGTGCAGATGGCGGCCATTGCTCAGGCGCAACAACTGCCTGCCCCGCCCGACACACCCGCCCGCTGCGTGGATTGCGAGTTTCGCCGCTTTTGTAACGACGTTCTTTGA
- the cas2 gene encoding CRISPR-associated endonuclease Cas2, with amino-acid sequence MRCLLIYDIVDDRIRAKIADACLDYGLDRIQYSAFCGDISRNYQEELFRKVTDLLGKQEGNIQLIPICGKDWANRMENR; translated from the coding sequence ATGCGCTGCCTGCTCATTTACGACATTGTGGACGACCGTATCCGCGCCAAAATCGCCGATGCTTGCCTGGATTACGGCCTGGATCGCATCCAGTACAGCGCCTTTTGTGGCGACATCTCGCGCAATTATCAGGAAGAACTCTTCCGCAAAGTCACTGACCTGTTGGGCAAACAGGAAGGCAACATCCAGCTTATTCCCATCTGTGGCAAGGATTGGGCGAATCGGATGGAGAATCGTTGA
- the cas1 gene encoding CRISPR-associated endonuclease Cas1 — MPIVQHLIADQFGSHVGKYQGRLKITQGKETLAQAPLLHLETVTIANNGVSISADAIRACTDQGIPIHFLSGTGNPYASLYSAGLTGTVLTRRAQLTAYNDLRAIHLALTFAGGKIQNQATLLKYAAKYRKETNPDLHHELHLLVGEILDHMEELCALDFLAPREHYHIDDVRGPLLSIEGRAAQKYWRGIKLLLPEGWEWNGREGRGARDPFNSALNYGYGILYSQIERAVVLAGLDPYGGYVHTDRPGKPSLVLDFIEEFRAPAVDRTVLGLVNKGVKIEQDEQGFLTDKTRRFLAEKILGRLESPEKYADKRYPLRTIIQMQARTIATYVRNERDAYTPFLASW, encoded by the coding sequence ATGCCCATTGTCCAACACCTAATCGCCGACCAGTTCGGCAGCCACGTCGGTAAATACCAGGGGCGCCTCAAAATCACCCAGGGTAAAGAAACTCTGGCCCAGGCTCCCCTGCTCCACCTGGAAACCGTCACCATCGCCAACAACGGCGTCTCCATCTCCGCCGACGCCATCCGCGCCTGCACCGACCAGGGCATCCCCATCCACTTCCTCAGCGGCACCGGCAATCCCTATGCCAGCCTCTACAGCGCCGGACTTACCGGCACTGTCCTCACCCGCCGCGCTCAACTGACGGCCTACAACGACCTACGTGCCATCCACCTGGCTCTTACCTTTGCCGGTGGCAAAATCCAGAACCAGGCCACCCTGCTCAAGTACGCCGCCAAATATCGCAAGGAGACCAATCCCGACCTGCACCACGAATTGCACCTGCTGGTCGGGGAAATCCTCGACCACATGGAAGAACTCTGCGCCCTGGACTTTCTGGCCCCCCGCGAGCATTACCACATAGACGATGTGCGCGGCCCGCTGCTCTCCATCGAAGGACGCGCCGCGCAGAAGTATTGGCGCGGCATCAAGCTGCTGCTGCCGGAAGGATGGGAATGGAACGGCCGTGAAGGACGTGGCGCCCGCGACCCCTTCAACAGCGCCCTCAACTACGGCTACGGCATCCTCTACAGCCAGATCGAACGCGCTGTTGTCCTGGCTGGACTGGACCCCTACGGCGGCTACGTCCACACCGACCGTCCGGGCAAGCCCAGCCTGGTGCTGGATTTCATCGAGGAGTTTCGCGCCCCGGCCGTAGACCGCACCGTGCTGGGACTGGTCAACAAAGGCGTCAAAATCGAGCAGGACGAACAGGGCTTTCTCACCGACAAAACCCGTCGCTTCCTGGCCGAAAAAATCCTGGGGCGGCTCGAATCCCCGGAAAAATACGCCGACAAGCGCTACCCCCTGCGCACGATCATCCAGATGCAGGCCCGCACCATCGCCACCTACGTCCGCAACGAGCGCGACGCCTACACACCCTTTCTCGCCAGTTGGTAA
- a CDS encoding helix-turn-helix domain-containing protein, whose translation METDLFENLILLVAVLATTGWHPPGKSKTWRLNVFGKKDSKFSRLWQIGEILKSSEDRVTQAELARRVGVTRATIHKDLSIIQEKTGILPAEDDDGRLYWWQ comes from the coding sequence ATGGAAACAGACCTCTTTGAAAATTTAATTTTGCTTGTTGCCGTACTGGCAACAACGGGCTGGCATCCTCCAGGTAAATCAAAAACCTGGAGGTTGAACGTGTTCGGAAAAAAAGACAGTAAGTTTTCAAGGTTGTGGCAAATAGGCGAAATTTTGAAGTCGTCCGAAGATAGGGTGACGCAGGCGGAATTGGCACGGCGCGTGGGTGTGACGCGGGCAACGATTCATAAAGACCTGTCCATTATTCAAGAAAAGACGGGCATTTTACCGGCAGAGGATGATGACGGCCGTTTGTATTGGTGGCAGTAG
- a CDS encoding DUF4258 domain-containing protein: protein MSAQTIQISPHARLRMAQRNVSDAQVSFILTHGHAVHCAGAILVTLRQKDIPKSERAKDTFACLEGVTVVMNRSAPVVQTVWRNRRHGLRHIRQKPRYSC, encoded by the coding sequence ATGAGCGCGCAAACGATACAAATTTCACCTCACGCTCGTCTACGCATGGCACAGCGGAATGTGTCGGACGCCCAGGTTTCGTTTATACTTACACATGGTCACGCGGTACACTGTGCCGGAGCCATTCTCGTCACCTTACGTCAAAAAGACATTCCTAAATCAGAGCGGGCAAAGGATACTTTTGCCTGTTTAGAAGGTGTAACGGTTGTGATGAATCGATCAGCGCCAGTTGTGCAAACGGTATGGCGGAATCGCCGTCATGGGCTGCGCCACATTCGCCAGAAACCCCGTTATTCCTGTTAA